One genomic window of Glycine soja cultivar W05 chromosome 9, ASM419377v2, whole genome shotgun sequence includes the following:
- the LOC114425529 gene encoding vesicle-associated membrane protein 724-like: protein MSQESFIYSFVARGTMLLAEYTEFTGNFPAIAAQCLQKLPSSNNKFTYNCDHHTFNFLVEDGYAYCVVAKESVSKQISIAFLERVKADFKKRYGGGKADTAIAKSLNKEFGPVMKEHMKYIINHAEEIVKLIKVKAQVSEVKSIMLENIDKALDRGENLTILADKTEALRSHAQDFRKQGTQVRRKMWYQNMKIKLVVLGILLVLVLVIWLSICGGFDCTNWQ, encoded by the exons ATGAGTCAGGAATCGTTTATATATAGCTTCGTGGCTCGTGGGACGATGCTGTTAGCAGAGTACACGGAGTTCACTGGAAACTTCCCTGCCATTGCAGCTCAGTGTCTTCAGAAGCTTCCATCTTCCAACAACAAGTTCACTTACAACTGTGACCACCACACCTTCAATTTCCTTGTTGAAGATGGTTATG CTTACTGTGTTGTTGCTAAGGAATCTGTTAGCAAGCAGATCTCTATTGCTTTCCTTGAACGTGTCAAGGCTGATTTTAAGAAAAGATATGGGGGTGGAAAAGCAGATACAGCCATTGCCAAGAGTCTGAACAAGGAGTTTGG ACCAGTTATGAAGGAGCACATGAAGTATATCATCAATCATGCTGAAGAGATTGTAAAGCTAATAAAAGTGAAGGCTCAAGTTTCAGAAGTTAAAAGTATTATGTTAGAAAATATAGACAAG GCCCTTGATAGAGGAGAAAATCTAACTATTCTTGCGGATAAGACGGAGGCATTGCGTTCACAT GCTCAAGATTTCAGAAAGCAAGGAACACAAGTTCGTCGGAAGATGTGGTATCAgaacatgaaaattaaattggtTGTTCTGGGAATATTGTTGGTTTTGGTCTTGGTTATCTGGCTTTCTATTTGTGGTGGATTTGATTGTACAAACTGGCAGTAA
- the LOC114367023 gene encoding flowering-promoting factor 1-like protein 3 yields the protein MSGVWVFKNGVVRLVENHGSDRKVLVHTASNEIITSYAVLEHKLSSLGWERYYDDPDLLQFHKRSTVHLISLPRDFNKFRSMHMYDIVVKNKNYFEVRDI from the coding sequence ATGTCTGGGGTTTGGGTTTTCAAGAACGGTGTGGTGAGGCTAGTGGAGAACCATGGCTCAGATCGCAAGGTGTTGGTTCACACTGCAAGCAACGAAATCATCACTTCCTATGCAGTTTTGGAGCACAAGCTTAGCTCACTGGGGTGGGAGCGTTACTATGATGACCCTGATCTTCTACAATTCCACAAACGCTCCACCGTGCATCTAATTTCTCTTCCAAGGGATTTCAACAAGTTCAGGTCCATGCACATGTATGACATAGTCGTCAAGAACAAGAACTACTTCGAAGTTAGGGACATTTAA
- the LOC114425552 gene encoding flowering-promoting factor 1-like protein 3 yields MAEVWVFKNGVVRLEEKPCGYEHKVMKKVLFHTASNEVITSYAVLEHKLSSLGWGRYYDDPDLLQFHKRSTVHLISLPRDFNKFRATHRYDIIVKNQNCFQVRDV; encoded by the coding sequence ATGGCTGAGGTTTGGGTTTTCAAGAACGGTGTGGTGAGGCTAGAAGAGAAACCATGTGGCTATGAGCACAAGGTGATGAAGAAGGTGCTGTTTCACACTGCAAGCAACGAAGTCATCACTTCCTATGCAGTGTTGGAGCACAAGCTTAGCTCACTGGGGTGGGGGCGTTACTACGATGACCCTGATTTGCTTCAGTTCCACAAACGCTCCACCGTGCACCTAATTTCTCTCCCAAGGGATTTCAACAAGTTCAGGGCCACGCACAGGTATGACATAATCGTCAAGAACCAGAACTGCTTCCAAGTTAGGGACGTGTGA
- the LOC114367961 gene encoding protein SRC2-like: MTMEYRTLELNIISAKDIKNVNLFSKMDVYAVVTLSGDPLHPQGATTHVHKDAGSNPTWNYPVKFSVNESLAKENRLSLEIKLVSDRTLGDTVIGTVHVPLRELMDNPGDDGSFRQVSYQVMKQSGKSKGSLNFSYKVGEHVPAPAPKAPKTGQEPVMAYPPTGAGSSSMPYGTPYPPPPPPVAGSGGYGYPPQQAYGGYPPQQGYGYPPQAAGYGYPQHQSGYGYPQQPGYGYPPQAQKPKKNKFGMGLGAGLLGGALGGMLIGDMVSDAADYDAGYDAGFDDAGGFDF, translated from the coding sequence ATGACCATGGAATACAGAACCTTAGAACTCAACATCATATCCGCAAAGGACATCAAGAACGTTAACCTCTTCTCCAAGATGGACGTATACGCCGTCGTTACGCTCTCCGGCGACCCTCTCCACCCTCAGGGCGCCACCACCCACGTCCACAAAGACGCCGGCAGCAACCCCACGTGGAACTACCCCGTGAAATTCTCCGTCAACGAATCGCTGGCCAAGGAGAATCGTTTGTCTCTTGAGATCAAGCTCGTCTCCGACCGCACCCTCGGCGACACCGTTATCGGCACCGTCCATGTTCCTCTCAGGGAACTCATGGACAATCCCGGCGACGACGGTTCCTTCCGCCAAGTCAGTTACCAGGTGATGAAACAGTCAGGGAAATCCAAGGGATCCTTGAATTTCTCCTACAAAGTAGGCGAACATGTTCCTGCCCCGGCCCCTAAAGCACCCAAGACGGGACAAGAGCCAGTGATGGCTTATCCTCCGACCGGGGCGGGATCCAGTTCGATGCCTTATGGAACACCATATCCTCCCCCGCCGCCGCCTGTGGCAGGATCAGGAGGATATGGATATCCACCTCAGCAGGCGTATGGTGGATACCCACCCCAACAGGGATATGGGTACCCACCTCAGGCTGCTGGTTACGGATATCCACAACATCAATCAGGTTATGGATATCCGCAACAGCCTGGATATGGGTACCCACCTCAGGCTCAGAAACCAAAGAAGAACAAATTTGGAATGGGATTGGGAGCTGGATTGCTTGGTGGTGCCTTGGGTGGCATGTTGATTGGAGATATGGTATCTGATGCTGCTGATTATGATGCGGGCTATGATGCTGGCTTTGATGATGCTGGtggatttgatttttaa